Proteins encoded together in one uncultured Sphaerochaeta sp. window:
- a CDS encoding permease: protein MNLILYSVTALLLLLSFLKDREKTKKALMKAWRAFENILPQFLVVILLVSLLLSILDHETIVRIIGKDSGWIGVILAAIVGSVTLIPGFVAFPTAALLLEGGAGYMQIGAFISTLMMVGVVTLPIEIQYFGKRLTLYRNTLAFIFSFIVAFAIGTVLEVVL from the coding sequence ATGAACCTGATACTCTATAGTGTTACAGCACTTTTATTATTACTCTCTTTTCTAAAGGACAGGGAAAAGACAAAAAAAGCGCTCATGAAAGCGTGGAGAGCATTTGAGAATATTCTTCCCCAATTCCTAGTCGTCATACTATTGGTCAGCCTCCTGCTCAGCATCCTGGACCATGAGACCATTGTAAGGATCATCGGCAAGGACTCTGGTTGGATTGGCGTTATCCTTGCTGCCATTGTAGGTTCTGTTACCCTGATACCAGGCTTTGTGGCATTCCCCACTGCTGCCTTGCTTCTTGAGGGAGGAGCTGGCTATATGCAAATCGGCGCCTTCATCTCAACGCTGATGATGGTGGGTGTAGTAACCCTACCCATAGAGATACAGTACTTTGGAAAGCGCTTGACGCTTTACCGAAATACTCTTGCATTCATATTCTCATTTATTGTTGCCTTTGCAATCGGAACAGTTCTGGAGGTGGTGTTATGA
- the pflB gene encoding formate C-acetyltransferase: MSEDTYYEINTRKYITEHYTPYDGDESFLAGPTERTEKLWGELKELLEIERQRGGMYDIDEHTISTIVSHKDGYINRDLEQIVGLQTDEPLKRAIMPFGGIRLVHTELKAYDRTLPESIDEVFKYRKTHNDGVFDVYTEQMRKVRHSGIITGLPDAYGRGRIIGDYRRVPLYGIDYLIKEKQSAKDNFHFDAMTEEVIRDREELSEQIRSLLELKEMAATYGYDISKPATDTKEAIQWLYFAFLAATKEQNGAAMSLGRVSTFLDIYAEEDLGSGRFSESEIQELVDHFIMKLRIIRFLRTPSYDELFSGDPTWVTESIGGVGHDGRHLVTKMSYRFLHSLTNLGPAPEPNLTVLWSDRLPQSFKKFCARLSIETSSIQYENDDLMRKDYGDDYGIACCVSAMELGKQMQFFGARVNLAKTLLYAINGGRDEKSGEQIGPKLAPVGDDILDYDTVIDRYEAMSSWLAKLYIDTLNVIHYMHDKYSYERLEMALHDAQVMRTMAGGIAGLSVVADSLSAIKYAKVKPIRDERGLAVDFEIEGDFPTYGNNDEQVDTIAKDLVRGFITKMRRHTTYRKSIPTLSVLTITSNVVYGKKTGSTPDGRKAGEPFAPGANPMHGRDKKGCVASMKSVAKLSYDDAQDGISYTFSIIPQTLGKDKQMQVANLVTLLDGYFIEEGHHINVNVMEKETLLDAMDHPEKYPQLTIRVSGYAVNFIKLTREQQLDVINRTFHGSL; the protein is encoded by the coding sequence ATGAGTGAAGATACATATTACGAAATCAATACAAGAAAGTACATCACAGAGCACTACACCCCCTATGACGGGGACGAATCTTTCCTTGCAGGGCCCACTGAACGGACAGAGAAACTGTGGGGAGAACTCAAGGAGCTGCTCGAGATTGAGCGCCAGCGTGGCGGCATGTATGACATCGATGAGCATACCATATCCACTATTGTCAGCCACAAGGACGGGTACATCAACCGGGATCTCGAGCAAATTGTCGGCTTGCAGACCGATGAGCCCCTCAAGCGTGCCATCATGCCATTTGGAGGGATCAGACTGGTACATACCGAGTTGAAAGCATACGATCGTACCCTTCCTGAATCCATTGATGAAGTGTTCAAGTATCGCAAGACACACAATGACGGAGTCTTCGACGTTTACACAGAACAGATGCGTAAGGTACGTCACAGCGGCATCATCACAGGACTTCCCGATGCATATGGGAGGGGAAGGATCATCGGTGACTATCGAAGAGTTCCCCTCTATGGCATTGACTACCTGATCAAGGAAAAGCAGAGTGCCAAGGATAATTTCCACTTTGATGCAATGACTGAGGAGGTCATCCGCGACCGCGAGGAACTCAGTGAGCAAATCCGCAGCCTTCTGGAGCTGAAAGAGATGGCCGCCACCTATGGCTATGATATCTCAAAGCCCGCTACCGATACAAAGGAAGCCATCCAGTGGTTGTACTTTGCCTTCCTTGCAGCAACCAAGGAACAGAACGGAGCCGCTATGAGCCTGGGAAGGGTCTCCACCTTCCTTGATATCTATGCAGAGGAAGATCTGGGGAGTGGCCGCTTCAGTGAATCGGAAATCCAGGAATTGGTGGATCATTTCATCATGAAGCTCCGTATCATTCGATTCCTCAGGACCCCCTCCTATGATGAGCTGTTCAGTGGCGACCCCACCTGGGTTACGGAATCCATTGGCGGTGTAGGGCACGATGGACGTCATCTGGTTACCAAGATGAGCTACCGGTTCCTGCACAGCCTTACCAATCTTGGTCCTGCCCCTGAACCAAACCTTACAGTACTCTGGAGTGACCGTCTTCCACAGTCCTTCAAGAAGTTCTGCGCCCGTCTCTCCATCGAGACCTCCTCGATCCAGTATGAAAACGATGACCTGATGAGGAAGGATTACGGTGATGACTATGGCATTGCCTGCTGTGTCTCAGCCATGGAGTTAGGCAAGCAGATGCAATTCTTCGGTGCTCGGGTGAATCTGGCAAAAACCTTGCTCTACGCAATCAACGGTGGAAGGGATGAGAAGAGCGGAGAACAGATCGGACCTAAACTGGCTCCGGTGGGCGATGATATTCTTGACTATGACACCGTTATAGACCGCTATGAGGCGATGAGCAGCTGGCTTGCAAAACTGTATATCGATACCTTGAATGTCATCCACTACATGCATGACAAGTACAGCTATGAAAGACTTGAAATGGCCCTGCATGATGCCCAGGTTATGCGTACCATGGCAGGGGGAATCGCTGGATTGAGTGTTGTTGCTGACAGCCTCTCAGCCATCAAGTATGCAAAGGTGAAACCTATCAGGGATGAGCGGGGACTTGCTGTCGATTTTGAGATTGAAGGAGACTTCCCCACCTACGGAAACAATGACGAGCAGGTTGATACAATCGCCAAGGATCTGGTAAGAGGATTCATCACCAAGATGAGACGGCATACGACCTACCGTAAGAGTATCCCCACCCTCTCTGTCCTTACCATCACCAGCAACGTGGTCTATGGGAAGAAGACAGGGAGTACCCCGGATGGAAGAAAGGCTGGCGAGCCGTTTGCTCCTGGGGCAAACCCGATGCACGGACGGGACAAGAAGGGGTGTGTTGCGAGTATGAAGAGTGTGGCAAAACTCTCCTATGACGATGCCCAGGATGGAATCAGTTACACCTTCTCGATCATCCCGCAGACCCTTGGAAAGGATAAGCAGATGCAGGTGGCAAACCTGGTCACACTCCTGGATGGATATTTTATCGAGGAAGGACACCATATCAACGTGAATGTCATGGAAAAGGAGACATTGCTCGATGCCATGGACCACCCAGAGAAATATCCCCAGCTAACGATCAGGGTAAGTGGATATGCCGTGAACTTCATCAAGCTCACCCGTGAACAACAGCTTGATGTCATCAACCGCACCTTCCACGGAAGCCTGTAA
- a CDS encoding CBS domain-containing protein: protein MANVQSILDQKGSTVYCITPEDTLAHALLKLTEHKIGALLVLNENGDIKGILSERDIIRHFSRRLEHLNTASIPVKEVMTVGVTCIKPEQNLDDCLQLMTAGRFRHLPVVAADKVIGMVSIGDVVKAALEERDFEIGELEHYITNAY, encoded by the coding sequence ATGGCGAACGTACAATCAATTCTGGACCAAAAGGGAAGCACCGTTTACTGTATCACCCCTGAGGATACCTTGGCTCATGCCCTTTTGAAACTTACCGAACATAAGATTGGTGCACTGTTGGTTCTTAATGAGAATGGGGATATCAAGGGTATTCTTTCAGAGCGTGATATCATCCGCCATTTTTCTCGCAGGCTGGAGCATTTGAACACTGCATCCATTCCGGTGAAGGAAGTGATGACCGTTGGTGTTACCTGCATCAAGCCAGAGCAGAATCTTGATGATTGCTTGCAGCTAATGACCGCTGGCAGATTCCGCCACCTCCCGGTTGTGGCTGCGGACAAGGTTATTGGTATGGTTTCCATTGGTGATGTAGTCAAGGCAGCTCTTGAGGAGCGTGACTTTGAAATCGGCGAGTTGGAGCATTATATTACGAATGCCTACTAA
- a CDS encoding Crp/Fnr family transcriptional regulator — protein MSNVCDGCSNDLCLRNVPLFSSLQRDAVHALTSEMEHRRYKKGEIIVREGEKASAFTVIREGSAKAYRITPDGREQILYIFPANDYFGARFLFTEERVPYTVEALEPTTVCILNKTNFANLLAEHSQVAIEIIEAMANRMSRLESAMQSMGGRNADMRIASLLLEFKESYGHYNGNFLEITLPLSREGLANYLGIARETLSRKLTQFEEEGIILAVGNRVIRILDIERLTELSFLVD, from the coding sequence GTGTCCAATGTGTGTGATGGTTGTAGCAACGATCTCTGCCTGAGAAATGTACCACTCTTCTCTTCTTTGCAACGTGATGCCGTGCATGCGCTCACCAGTGAGATGGAACACCGTCGCTACAAGAAGGGAGAGATTATCGTACGGGAAGGAGAGAAGGCCTCTGCTTTTACTGTTATCAGGGAGGGGAGTGCCAAGGCATACCGCATTACACCGGACGGAAGAGAACAAATCCTCTATATCTTTCCTGCCAACGACTATTTTGGTGCCAGATTCCTGTTCACAGAAGAGCGGGTTCCCTATACGGTGGAAGCTTTGGAGCCAACAACGGTTTGTATCCTGAACAAGACCAATTTTGCCAATCTCCTGGCTGAGCACAGTCAAGTTGCCATTGAGATCATTGAGGCCATGGCAAACCGGATGAGCCGGCTTGAGAGTGCCATGCAGAGCATGGGGGGACGCAATGCCGATATGAGGATTGCCAGCCTCCTTCTGGAGTTCAAGGAATCGTATGGTCACTATAATGGTAATTTCCTTGAAATAACCCTCCCATTGAGTAGGGAGGGCCTTGCCAATTATCTGGGGATCGCGCGGGAGACGCTGAGCCGGAAACTCACACAATTCGAGGAAGAAGGGATCATTCTAGCAGTGGGCAACCGGGTGATCCGTATACTAGATATTGAAAGACTCACAGAGCTCTCCTTCCTTGTTGATTAA
- a CDS encoding DUF438 domain-containing protein yields MDEKKIQRLKTIIEKLHAGVSSDSVKQEFEAEFGTISAEDLAAAEKKLIEDGEIQVEQVQKLCDVHASIFGGSVEEIHGGKTIEQTPGHPAFVFLKENEGLLSFLDGAFSAAVKAYKEENTERTRADLLSALKSLSKLDNHYSRKENLFFPYLEKAGITAPPKVMWGVDDEIRDLYKLLIRTLESSDKVLETELTHVEEQVRSMIDKENNILMPMLQGCMDKDAWLTVARDSADIGYCFNGGIEGASPSDATTWYRWNATMSGKDDFASKQETSGEVTLPSGHFTLEELTWMLNTMPADITFVGADDKVRFFSEGKERVFPRTRSIIGRDVEHCHPPKSLAVVEKLVSDFKAGVKDSESFWIQKGSKFILIRYYAVRNNNQEYLGVLEVTEEISELRSLDGQKTLLG; encoded by the coding sequence ATGGACGAGAAAAAGATCCAGCGCCTGAAAACAATAATTGAGAAATTACACGCTGGAGTTTCCAGTGATTCGGTAAAACAGGAGTTCGAAGCAGAATTTGGAACCATCAGTGCAGAAGATTTGGCGGCAGCAGAAAAGAAACTGATCGAAGATGGTGAGATTCAAGTAGAGCAGGTGCAGAAGCTCTGCGATGTGCATGCTTCCATTTTTGGCGGTAGTGTGGAAGAGATTCATGGTGGAAAGACCATCGAACAAACCCCCGGCCATCCCGCATTTGTGTTCCTGAAGGAAAATGAAGGCTTGCTCTCATTCCTTGATGGGGCGTTTTCAGCTGCAGTAAAAGCATATAAAGAAGAGAATACAGAACGTACCAGGGCTGACCTTCTCTCAGCACTCAAGAGCCTCAGCAAGCTCGATAACCACTATTCCAGGAAGGAGAATCTTTTCTTCCCCTATCTGGAGAAAGCCGGAATTACCGCTCCTCCAAAGGTAATGTGGGGGGTTGATGATGAAATCAGGGATCTGTACAAGCTCCTGATTCGTACCCTTGAATCCTCTGACAAGGTACTTGAGACCGAACTTACCCATGTTGAGGAACAAGTGAGAAGTATGATCGACAAGGAGAACAATATTCTCATGCCGATGCTTCAGGGCTGCATGGATAAAGACGCCTGGTTGACTGTTGCTCGCGATAGTGCAGACATCGGATACTGCTTTAATGGAGGAATCGAAGGGGCAAGCCCCTCAGATGCAACCACTTGGTATCGCTGGAATGCTACCATGAGTGGAAAGGATGATTTTGCCTCCAAACAGGAGACAAGTGGAGAGGTTACGCTCCCTAGTGGTCATTTTACCCTGGAAGAGCTGACATGGATGCTGAATACCATGCCCGCTGATATCACCTTTGTTGGTGCTGATGACAAGGTCCGTTTCTTCAGTGAGGGAAAGGAACGCGTATTCCCGAGAACTCGAAGCATCATCGGACGTGATGTAGAACATTGTCATCCACCAAAGAGTCTTGCTGTAGTAGAGAAGTTGGTCTCTGACTTCAAGGCAGGGGTCAAGGACAGTGAGTCTTTCTGGATTCAGAAAGGTTCCAAATTTATCCTGATCCGCTACTATGCTGTGAGAAACAACAACCAGGAGTATTTGGGTGTGCTTGAGGTGACGGAAGAAATTTCTGAGCTGAGAAGCCTGGATGGTCAAAAGACCTTGCTTGGTTGA
- the pflA gene encoding pyruvate formate-lyase-activating protein, which translates to MSVQGNIHSVESFGTLDGPGLRYVVFLQGCSLRCRYCHNPDTWNMKGGTSQSVDEVVHDILSYKNFIKDGGVTISGGEPLRQPEFALELIGRLKREGIHTALDTAGSVPLEISKPVLDAVDMVLLDIKSLDDKLCFSLTGMGNTNTLATLSYLQKIKKRVWLRHVLVPSWTLVEKKLEDLASFLTSFSCIEQVELLPYHRMGQYKWEQLHLTYSLADVQEPTKDELSMARSIFEKQGLHVLMTSYKDEDSQTKVG; encoded by the coding sequence ATGAGCGTACAGGGAAACATTCATAGTGTTGAGAGTTTTGGGACATTGGACGGACCGGGACTCAGGTATGTCGTCTTTCTGCAGGGATGCTCCCTGCGTTGTCGATACTGCCACAATCCAGACACGTGGAACATGAAAGGTGGCACTTCTCAAAGTGTTGATGAAGTGGTCCATGACATCCTCAGCTACAAGAACTTCATCAAGGATGGAGGGGTTACCATCAGTGGCGGAGAGCCACTGAGACAACCAGAGTTTGCCCTGGAGCTCATAGGCCGTCTGAAGAGAGAGGGAATCCACACGGCGTTGGATACAGCAGGAAGCGTTCCCTTGGAAATCTCAAAACCAGTACTGGATGCAGTGGATATGGTCTTGCTCGATATCAAGAGCCTGGATGATAAACTCTGCTTCAGCCTTACCGGTATGGGCAATACCAATACGCTTGCGACTCTCTCCTACCTGCAGAAAATCAAGAAGCGGGTCTGGCTGCGTCACGTACTCGTCCCTTCCTGGACGCTGGTAGAAAAAAAGTTGGAAGACTTGGCTTCTTTCCTCACCTCCTTCAGCTGCATTGAGCAGGTAGAGCTGCTTCCCTACCATCGCATGGGACAGTACAAATGGGAGCAATTGCATCTCACCTACTCATTGGCAGATGTACAGGAACCCACCAAAGACGAACTGTCAATGGCACGTTCCATTTTTGAGAAGCAAGGCCTTCATGTTCTGATGACCTCTTACAAGGATGAAGATTCACAGACAAAGGTTGGCTAA
- a CDS encoding permease: MTTLVKRYSSFLLVLVLLGILSLFNQELGAGVFNITVMQLKEMLLVLPPIFVLLGLLDVWVPKQTMVRYMGKGSGLKGILLSLFIGSAAAGPLYGAFPVAAVFMKKGVTFSNVLIFIGAWSTTKIPMILFEFSALGAPFTLTRLLIDIPGIIIIAFLLSKMMGKEEIEAIYEKASKQ; the protein is encoded by the coding sequence ATGACAACTCTGGTAAAACGCTACAGTTCATTTCTGCTCGTTCTGGTACTGTTGGGGATCCTCAGCCTATTCAATCAAGAGTTGGGAGCAGGCGTATTCAATATTACAGTCATGCAATTAAAGGAAATGTTGTTGGTCTTACCCCCAATCTTCGTTCTGCTTGGTCTGCTTGATGTGTGGGTACCCAAACAGACAATGGTGAGATATATGGGAAAAGGGAGTGGATTGAAGGGGATACTTCTCTCTCTCTTCATTGGTTCTGCTGCAGCAGGCCCCCTGTACGGGGCTTTCCCAGTGGCAGCAGTGTTTATGAAAAAGGGAGTTACCTTCTCCAATGTCCTTATCTTCATCGGGGCATGGTCCACTACCAAGATTCCGATGATTCTCTTCGAATTCTCAGCTTTGGGCGCACCGTTCACACTTACCCGGTTGCTTATCGATATTCCAGGCATCATCATCATAGCGTTCCTTCTCTCTAAAATGATGGGCAAGGAAGAGATTGAGGCAATCTATGAGAAAGCAAGCAAGCAGTAA
- a CDS encoding polyprenyl synthetase family protein — MSEFWDDEPHIQAQLQVVRNTIEQTVATAHGFIRPILEDHVNSTGKMLRPALVLITNMIGDEDRSEDAIRVGSVIELIHLASLVHDDIIDGAQKRRGRASVFAKVGAKQAVLAGDFLLARALMLTSGKERGMDSQIVSRALTRLCESELDQDAGQGDFFIDRSTYLRRIGGKTASLFALSCYSGAALQEIDDATNKLAHHIGYCMGMAFQIQDDILDYIGSSKKLGKHTGGDVKSGIPTLPLICALEIENELGKHELKSVLTDRKIPLDQRTTTKVLSLVEELGGIQKAQFLAESYRKRALEEIHRLGNPEVVRMLTSLFEKLSARSV, encoded by the coding sequence ATGTCAGAGTTTTGGGACGATGAGCCTCACATCCAAGCACAGCTGCAGGTAGTCCGCAACACCATTGAACAAACCGTTGCTACAGCACATGGTTTTATCAGGCCAATCCTGGAAGACCATGTGAACAGCACCGGTAAGATGCTTCGTCCTGCCTTGGTCCTCATCACCAACATGATCGGCGATGAGGATCGTAGTGAGGATGCAATCAGGGTGGGCTCAGTCATTGAACTCATTCATCTTGCATCTTTGGTGCATGATGATATCATCGACGGTGCCCAAAAAAGACGGGGAAGAGCCTCAGTCTTTGCCAAGGTCGGAGCTAAGCAAGCTGTTTTGGCAGGAGACTTTCTCTTGGCACGTGCATTGATGCTTACCAGTGGCAAAGAGAGAGGGATGGACAGCCAGATTGTATCGCGGGCGCTGACGCGACTGTGTGAGAGTGAACTTGACCAGGATGCTGGACAGGGGGACTTTTTCATTGACCGAAGTACGTATCTGCGCCGTATCGGTGGAAAGACTGCCAGTCTGTTTGCTCTCAGCTGTTACAGCGGAGCGGCGCTGCAGGAAATCGATGATGCAACCAATAAACTTGCACACCATATCGGTTACTGCATGGGAATGGCATTCCAGATCCAGGATGATATCCTTGATTATATCGGAAGCAGCAAGAAACTCGGCAAGCATACCGGTGGGGACGTCAAGAGTGGAATCCCTACCCTACCACTCATCTGTGCACTGGAGATAGAGAACGAGTTGGGCAAGCATGAGCTGAAAAGCGTCCTCACCGATAGGAAAATCCCTTTGGACCAGCGCACCACAACGAAAGTACTTTCCTTAGTCGAAGAACTAGGTGGTATACAAAAAGCGCAATTTCTTGCAGAATCCTATAGAAAGCGAGCTTTGGAAGAAATACACCGCCTCGGCAATCCTGAGGTTGTGCGTATGTTGACTTCCCTGTTTGAAAAATTATCCGCTCGCTCAGTATAG